The following are encoded in a window of Dysidea avara chromosome 4, odDysAvar1.4, whole genome shotgun sequence genomic DNA:
- the LOC136253671 gene encoding uncharacterized protein encodes MPLIVNSPIFQFADDVKMFRTIRTVDDFCQLQQDINLLFAWSKKWQLKFNISKCNWLHLGKPHGFGEYVIDGTTITSCDVLRDLGIMIDNQLKFHDHTTTVAKKANRLLAVIHKTFQNFDHATFINLYKSYIRPVLEYGNIIWGPQYILDQEQIEKIQRRATKLVQDLQNCTYNDRLTALNLPSLKYRRWHGDMIMFYQLLQPFQSRYIRFVYYCNFINN; translated from the coding sequence ATGCCCTTAATAGTTAATAGTCCCATTTTTCAATTTGCAGATGACGTGAAGATGTTCAGAACTATCAGGACTGTGGACGACTTTTGCCAACTTCAACAAGATATAAATTTGCTTTTTGCATGGTCTAAGAAATGGCAACTGAAGTTCAACATTAGTAAGTGTAATTGGTTACACTTAGGTAAACCTCACGGATTTGGTGAATATGTAATTGATGGCACTACTATTACATCTTGTGATGTTTTAAGGGACTTGGGAATAATGATTGACAATCAGTTAAAGTTTCACGATCATACCACCACAGTTGCCAAGAAAGCTAACAGACTACTAGCAGTTATTCACAAGACATTTCAGAATTTCGACCATGCTACATTCATCAACTTGTATAAATCATATATCCGCCCAGTGTTAGAGTATGGTAACATCATCTGGGGACCACAATACATTCTAGATCAAGAACAAATAGAGAAGATACAGAGAAGAGCCACAAAATTGGTCCAGGATCTTCAAAACTGCACATATAATGATCGCCTCACTGCTCTAAACTTGCCATCACTTAAATACCGCAGATGGCACGGAGATATGATAATGTTCTACCAgctattgcagccatttcagtctagatacatcagatttgtttactactgcaacttcatcaacaactag
- the LOC136253672 gene encoding uncharacterized protein produces the protein MDDLSLTNTNRSNRSSLIDLSLTGRSISDVERALFSLPVRLDGLGICDPKSHSDAEFDSSVKITSALVALIVQQELTFSIDTLEAQRSAKCEVVRMKHRAHDEVAATLCQSLPVGLQRIVALSSEKGASSWLSALPVEEHGFALHKGAFRDALCLRYGWLPSGLPTQCVCGQGFSVDHSMNCPTGGYPTLRHNELRDFTAAILSEVCTDVCVEPPLQSLSGETLTYATANREDGARLDVSAVGFWGGHHQRAFFDVKVFNPTASSYRATPVASLHRRFEKEKRRKYEQRIREVEMGSFTPLVFSTFGGISGCTSIFYKRLAYLLSLKREVPYSSVMSWLRCRISFSLLRSAIACLRGARSHSGCPISHRALGLVLSEGRVPSPNYLNCSL, from the exons ATGGATG aTCTCTCACTGACTAATACTAATAGATCTAATAGATCATCACTAATAGATCTCTCACTGACTGGGAGATCTATTAGTGATGTGGAGAGGGCTCTTTTTTCCTTACCTGTTAGACTGGATGGTCTTGGTATCTGTGATCCCAAATCTCATTCTGATGCTGAGTTTGATTCTTCTGTGAAGATTACCTCTGCGCTTgttgctttgattgttcagcaGGAGCTAACATTTAGCATTGACACTTTGGAGGCCCAACGCTCGGCTAAGTGTGAAGTTGTGCGAATGAAGCATCGAGCACATGATGAGGTCGCTGCCACTTTGTGTCAATCATTACCAGTTGGTCTGCAGAGGATTGTGGCACTGTCTAGTGAGAAAGGGGCCTCCTCTTGGCTTTCCGCTTTGCCTGTAGAGGAGCATGGTTTTGCTCTGCATAAGGGTGCCTTCCGTGATGCTCTCTGCTTACGCTATGGGTGGCTCCCATCTGGATTGCCAACCCAGTGTGTTTGTGGTCAAGGATTCTCTGTGGACCACTCCATGAACTGCCCTACAGGTGGCTACCCCACCCTTAGGCACAACGAACTTAGGGATTTTACTGCTGCCATCCTGTCAGAAGTCTGTACTGATGTGTGTGTTGAGCCCCCTTTACAGTCTCTCTCTGGTGAAACACTCACATACGCTACTGCAAATCGTGAGGATGGAGCACGATTGGATGTTTCAGCTGTTGGGTTCTGGGGTGGTCACCACCAAAgggctttctttgatgttaaggTGTTTAATCCAACTGCTTCGTCATACCGTGCTACACCAGTGGCTTCATTGCATCGGAGATTTGAAAAGGAGAAACGTAGGAAATATGAACAGAGGATTAGGGAGGTTGAGATGGGTTCATTTACCCCATTAGTCTTTTCAACGTTTGGTGGAATCAGTGGATGTACCAGCATCTTTTACAAACGTCTAGCCTACTTACTGTCCCTGAAGAGAGAAGTTCCCTACAGCAGCGTGATGTCTTGGCTGCGTTGTCGCATCAGCTTCTCGTTGCTCCGCTCAGCGATTGCGTGCCTTAGGGGGGCGCGCTCCCACAGTGGCTGTCCCATCAGCCATAGGGCACTTGGCCTTGTACTATCAGAGGGTCGGGTGCCTTCccctaattatttaaattgctccctttaa